DNA sequence from the Myxosarcina sp. GI1 genome:
AGCTATTTTAGATCGACTTTACCAAAAGGCAAACTATCAGAGAAAGCAAAGACAAAAAGATCGAGACGATTTTCGAGATAACCTCCAACATCCCGTGCGTCAGGCTTTAGCAAAAAAACCTGCTGATGGAATTTTAGCCTTAACTTATGCCGAACTAGCCTTTACCAAATCAACGGTAGACTACAAGAAAATGCGATCGCAAGCTCCACCTGCCGAAACTTTAGTCCCCTTTGTATTTGCTAATGAAGCAACAGCAAAAACAATTATTGAATCGCCTTTCTATCAAGCACAGGTTCGCCAAAATGCTCCTTACGTTGGGCAATATGTCATTTGTGTCGTACCTGATTATTACACTATGATGCGACACGCAGCCAGAGAGCCAGAAATGATGGCTCCAGGAATTTACCGTTTATCCCCTTTGCTCGAAGGATCGACTATAAATCTAGCCGCAGGAGTCAGTTATTTTTATCAACCGCAAGCCGAAAAAAACTGGAATTCTCAACCCCAGTTTCAACTGATACCTGGCACTCGCTTCTGGCATCAAGGAGACAAACTGCTAAATGCTCGAATGGGTGTAGCTGGAGGATGGGTAGATAGTTATGTTGGCGGACAGGCAACCTTATATTTAGGTTCTGGTTATGCCGCAAAGCAATCTAACTCTCATTTATATTTCTCGACTTTTTCTCGAAGGGATAGCATGGGTGAGTTTGCTCGCTATGTAGTAAAAAGGTATTTTGCTCCCCAAAACTCAGAGGAAGCAATTGCCAAGATTGAAAAACATCGCAATGCTTTACCCACCTTAATAAACCGTTATCAGCAGTATTATGGCGATCGCGAAATCAGTTGGCAGCCCATATTTGTCGATTATGAAGTGCGTTTTTTTCGCGAAAATCAAAACTTATTAGCAGGAATCGTAAGCTCGATCGACAATGTACTTAGGTTGGGCTTTAATTATATGCCCGCAGCCCTTACCAAGCAATCTAATTATCTGGTAAGTAGAACGATAAATGTAGTGCGTAAAACTTTAGGAACTAATAAAGATTTAGGCTATATTTACGATCGCTCTTACAAAAAATGATTTTGACTTATTTGAGTAATTAAATAAAGTTGCGCGATTACGTTCCGCGTAGCCTTCGGATCGCCTAACAGTTTTAACCCAAATGCAAATACCAAAATCATAATGGGAATACTGAAGCTATAAAAGTATTTATTATTAGAAATTTTCCCATGTCGATCGCCGATTCAGCTATTTTACAGTTACCAAAAGTCGATCTATCGCTAAGGCAGCTACTTCCAGAATATTCGGGAATTTATTATGTAATCGATGAAAATAACCACGTTTGGTATATAGGGCAAGCTGCGAACATTAACAAACGCTGGCAAGGTAAAACACATCATCGCATTTATCAATTAGAAGCTCGCAAGCAGCAAAAATTTACTATTTACTACGAGCGAGTCGATCGCTCTCAATTAGATACTGTAGAAAAGCAACGCATCGAGAAATACAGTCCTCATCTGAATACAAGTCCAGTCAAAACAAAAAAAGTACGTCCGACTGAAACACTTTTAAGAGAAACCCTTGTTGCGATCGCAGATTTTGCTTTTATTTTAGGTGTAGAACCGCCAAGAAAAGAAATTGAATCTCAAATTAACAATAATTGGATGGCGCACAAACAAGTATTGGAATTGAATACTATTCATATTTGTATAAATACAGAAGCACTTGATACCAAATTTAAAATAGATTCAATAGAACAAAGAGAAGCGATCTTTAAAAGTATCTTTGGCAGTCGTAAAGCCTATGTAAATAGATGGCAATCATATTCACCTTACTGTCCTTTCACGTATCGCCTCTTTGTAAATAATTACGCTGTTGAAGTAGTTCGTTTGGATTTGTGGAAAACGGCAGAAAAGACAGAAATAGCAAAAGACTATTTTTTAACAAAATTAGCCCAAGAATCGATCGCAACTCTGACACCAGAATCTTTAGCTCAATTTCAACAGCAACTACAAAACAAAAGCTGGTACAGTCTTCTTGTAGGTAGATTAATTCCTTACACCTCAGATTTAATCAAACTAGTTTTTAACGAACCGATCGATCGAGAAGCAATTTATAAAAAGTTAGCAACAATCAGCAATGATTACATAACAAGAAAAAGAGGAGTCGGCAGTCGTCCTGAAATGCCTGATATTGATAAATTACTTATCAATAGAGGAATCGATTTACAAAAATACAGTAGAAGCGGAATAATAACTATGTCTAGACAAGGGCGTATAGGATTATTTATCCAATGTTTTGGTTTCGAGGCTCAAAAATATAGAAAATCTGCTAGTGGAAAGCTTGTTTCTTCCTATCTTGCAGTGTATGAAACTTTAGAAAACCACAAACAAAAGGTTGCACCATCAAATTTATTCGATACTGTTTATCTGCTTGCTAGTGTCGATCGCCAAGCGTGGTTATTAGTAGAAGAATATTTACAAGACTTTGCCAAACCTGCTACTAAGTTAAATAATGGCGAAGGCTA
Encoded proteins:
- a CDS encoding GIY-YIG nuclease family protein, with product MSIADSAILQLPKVDLSLRQLLPEYSGIYYVIDENNHVWYIGQAANINKRWQGKTHHRIYQLEARKQQKFTIYYERVDRSQLDTVEKQRIEKYSPHLNTSPVKTKKVRPTETLLRETLVAIADFAFILGVEPPRKEIESQINNNWMAHKQVLELNTIHICINTEALDTKFKIDSIEQREAIFKSIFGSRKAYVNRWQSYSPYCPFTYRLFVNNYAVEVVRLDLWKTAEKTEIAKDYFLTKLAQESIATLTPESLAQFQQQLQNKSWYSLLVGRLIPYTSDLIKLVFNEPIDREAIYKKLATISNDYITRKRGVGSRPEMPDIDKLLINRGIDLQKYSRSGIITMSRQGRIGLFIQCFGFEAQKYRKSASGKLVSSYLAVYETLENHKQKVAPSNLFDTVYLLASVDRQAWLLVEEYLQDFAKPATKLNNGEGYVEKAYVSPRKFLTPAKVKIELQEMKYSAWIPFGLNPKFDTFEAAKEEIKRRLQTANLPNLKLALKKESITK